The genomic stretch TTGGCCATAGGAAAAGCATCGACCAAGTTCTGCGTGGGATTTACCAACCCTTCACCGTACAGTGTAGGAGGGAAATTTTGTGTTTCCAGATCATTCGTAGGTCCACCAATAGAACCTCTCCAAAGGATCTCTGGTGGGTTGTTTCCGGCTCCCAGCCCATCGATTACCGAGGTATTGTTATACCAGGTCACCCCATTGGGATCAAGACCGCTCACGCCACCGATATCATTGAGTAAGGTACCGGCATAGGTAGCGGCATCCGCCCATTTGGATGGATCATTGTCCAGGTTAAAGGAAGGACTCGCCGCCAACAATGCTGCCTGCGCCCTGATTGCCATGACAATCCTTCCTGAGACCAATTGCTTGGCATCATCGCCAAACACCCGGTTGTACTCGCTCACTTCGGCACCGGCATCACGATATTTTGATGGTATCATGGACGCATCACCGATATTGTAATAATCCATGGGAAGTAAATCCATAGCGGTGTTAAGATCCGAGTACAGTTGCGCCATACAGGCATCAAAGGTGGCTCTTGGCATATTGAAATCGGAATCCACCGATTGGGGTTCCAAAAATATGGGAACGCCCAAAAGATCTCCTCCGGCTACTCCTCCATGCGCCTGCAACAGGTAATACATAAAGAGCGCCCTCAATCCATAGGTCTCGCCAGTCAATCGGTCCAAAAACATTTGGTTTACCTGGGGATTGGAGGAATACTCCGTATTGCCCACTTCGGTCAACATCTCATTGAGGTATTGGATGGCGGAATTGGCGGAATTCCACCTGTCAACAGGGTTGAAATTGGACGCCCATTGTCCAGTGGCCATGTTCAGAAAACCATTGTCAAGATCATTGCTGACCGCATCATCAGTGGCCATTTCGCTAAAATTATAGCCATTGGAGGGAATCCTTAAATAGGCATTCAACAATAATCCCTGTACCATACTGGGCCTCTCCCTGATCATGTCCTTTCGTTGGATATTTTCCGGTGCCGGATCGATAAGGTCACTGCAGCTGGTGGTCAACACCAAGGCCATCATGGCGAACTTTATTTTTATCATTATCTTCATCGCTCTTTTTTGGTCTAGTTAAAACTTCGCTTTGATACCAACATTATAAAACCTGGTCTGCGGGGCACTGCCGATGTTCATCTCCAAAATATCCCTATTGGGTGCAATGGTCAGAAGATTTGCTCCATTGGCATAGACATCGAGCCCTTTCAAGAACTGCTCACCAAACATCCTGCTCGGAAAGGTATAAGAAACCTGAACCCTGGTAAGATCAAACCTGTTGGTGCTGTACATCCAGAAATCTGAATTTCGGAAATTATTGGCCCCATTTAAGGTGGTAAGACGCGGGAAAGTGGCCGTTTCTTTGGTCGCCTCCGTCCATCTGTCCCGTACCACTTCGGAGTACTTATCATCACCGTTTACCCAGAAGTAATCATTGGTCTTCATCGCATATGCTCCTGTACGGGCAGTTCCCAAAGCGAAGAAGGTGAAGTTTTTATATTTGGCCGAAATATTCACGCCCATAGTAAGGGGCGCTCCGGACCATCCGCCCCTACCGAGGTACACCTCATCCTGAGCGTTAATGACGCCATCCCCGTTTTGGTCCCTGTATTTTATGTCCCCCGGTTTCACTTCTCCAAAAGCCTGTTCAGGACTGTTTTCGATATCGTCGATCCCTGAGAAAAAGCCAAGGCTTTCCAACCCCCATATACCATCCAAGGGCTTTCCTACCCGACTTTGATAATCAAACTCGAAATTCTCTGATCTTTTACTGGCCTTGGTGGTATAGTAAATACCAGAGAATCCAAGGGTCCAGTCTACCTGGCCAATGCGCTTGTTCAAGTTCAATTGGAAGTCGGCCCCCGTTCGTTGGTCGTTATTGTAGTTGATATAG from Echinicola soli encodes the following:
- a CDS encoding RagB/SusD family nutrient uptake outer membrane protein, encoding MIKIKFAMMALVLTTSCSDLIDPAPENIQRKDMIRERPSMVQGLLLNAYLRIPSNGYNFSEMATDDAVSNDLDNGFLNMATGQWASNFNPVDRWNSANSAIQYLNEMLTEVGNTEYSSNPQVNQMFLDRLTGETYGLRALFMYYLLQAHGGVAGGDLLGVPIFLEPQSVDSDFNMPRATFDACMAQLYSDLNTAMDLLPMDYYNIGDASMIPSKYRDAGAEVSEYNRVFGDDAKQLVSGRIVMAIRAQAALLAASPSFNLDNDPSKWADAATYAGTLLNDIGGVSGLDPNGVTWYNNTSVIDGLGAGNNPPEILWRGSIGGPTNDLETQNFPPTLYGEGLVNPTQNLVDAFPMANGYPIMDPAAGYTVEAPYAERDPRLAQFILLNGSTAGPTGSTINTALDSDTNDGLNKVETSTRTGYYMRKLLRQDVNLDPVATTGQRHLQPRMRYTEFFLIYAEAANEAWGPMSSGSFGFSAYDVIKAIRQRAGIGTDNGDAYLESIKSDQSAMRELIRNERRLELSFEGFRFWDLRRWQLDLTETAQGMRIENESNYSTINVENRVYQDYMIYGPIPYSERLKFSALQQNTGW